Proteins co-encoded in one Lacerta agilis isolate rLacAgi1 chromosome 6, rLacAgi1.pri, whole genome shotgun sequence genomic window:
- the KCNC4 gene encoding potassium voltage-gated channel subfamily C member 4 isoform X5, whose protein sequence is MISSVCVSSYRGRKSGNKPPSKTCLKEEMAKGEESDKITINVGGTRHETYKSTLRTLPGTRLAWLADPDAQSNFDFDGQSKEFFFDRHPGIFSYVLNYYRTGKLHCPADICGPLFEEELTYWGIDETDVEPCCWMTYRQHRDAEEALDIFESPEPGAGGAGEENEEEGAREMSLQRLGMDDRPPGATGAGGCCRSWQPRMWALFEDPYSSRAARIIAFASLFFILASITTFCLETHEAFIIDVNVTETLVTGNTTETFVMRKLETEPILTYVEGVCVLWFTLEFLVRIVCCPDKLVFIKNLLNIIDFVAILPFYLEVGLSGLSSKAARDVLGFLRVVRFVRILRIFKLTRHFVGLRVLGHTLRASTNEFLLLIIFLALGVLIFATMIYYAERIGAKPSDPSGSEHTHFKNIPIGFWWAVVTMTTLGYGDMYPKTWSGMLVGALCALAGVLTIAMPVPVIVNNFGMYYSLAMAKQKLPKKKKKHIPRPAPLDSPTYCKSEGNSPRNSIQSYNSPPAAATAGMMERKRSDTKQNGDANVVLSDEEQPLSPPHEENQPMRRSSTRDKNKKAATCFLLSAGDFSSAADGGIRKAIHV, encoded by the exons ATGATCAGCTCGGTGTGTGTCTCCTCTTACCGTGGGCGCAAATCCGGAAACAAGCCACCGTCCAAAACATGCCTGAAGGAAGAGATGGCCAAaggcgaagagtcggacaagatcACTATCAACGTGGGGGGCACCCGGCATGAGACGTACAAGAGCACCTTGCGCACCCTGCCAGGCACCCGCCTGGCCTGGCTGGCCGACCCGGACGCCCAGAGTAACTTCGACTTCGACGGACAGAGCAAAGAGTTCTTCTTCGACCGCCACCCAGGCATCTTCTCCTACGTGCTGAACTACTACCGGACAGGCAAGCTGCACTGCCCCGCCGACATCTGCGGGCCCCTCTTCGAAGAAGAGCTCACCTACTGGGGCATCGACGAGACCGACGTGGAGCCCTGCTGCTGGATGACCTATCGGCAGCACCGCGATGCCGAGGAAGCCTTGGATATCTTCGAGAGCCCGGAGCCCGGGGCTGGCGGGGCTGGCGAGGAGAACGAGGAGGAAGGAGCCCGGGAAATGTCTCTGCAGCGCCTGGGCATGGACGACAGGCCACCGGGGGCCACGGGAGCAGGAGGCTGTTGCCGCAGCTGGCAGCCCCGGATGTGGGCACTCTTCGAGGATCCCTATTCATCCCGGGCAGCCAGG atAATTGCTTTTGCCTCGCTTTTTTTCATTCTGGCGTCCATAACAACCTTTTGCCTGGAGACGCACGAAGCCTTCATCATAGATGTTAACGTGACTGAAACGCTGGTGACGGGGAACACAACCGAGACCTTTGTGATGCGAAAGCTGGAGACGGAACCCATCCTCACCTACGTTGAGGGAGTCTGTGTCTTGTGGTTCACTCTGGAGTTCCTAGTGCGCATCGTTTGCTGCCCAGATAAATTGGTCTTCATCAAGAACCTTCTTAACATCATAGACTTTGTAGCCATCTTGCCCTTCTATTTGGAGGTGGGACTCAGCGGCCTATCATCTAAAGCTGCACGGGATGTGCTGGGCTTCCTGAGGGTAGTACGTTTTGTCCGGATCCTGAGGATCTTCAAATTGACACGCCATTTTGTGGGGCTTCGGGTACTGGGCCATACACTTCGGGCCAGTACCAATGAGTTCCTCCTCCTTATCATCTTCCTGGCTCTGGGGGTTTTGATCTTTGCCACCATGATTTACTACGCTGAAAGGATTGGAGCCAAGCCATCTGATCCGAGTGGAAGTGAGCACACCCACTTTAAGAATATTCCCATTGGATTCTGGTGGGCAGTGGTGACCATGACCACATTGGGCTATGGCGACATGTACCCCAAAACCTGGTCGGGCATGCTGGTGGGGGCTCTTTGTGCACTGGCAGGGGTGCTTACCATTGCCATGCCTGTCCCAGTTATTGTCAACAATTTTGGAATGTATTATTCATTGGCGATGGCCAAGCAGAAgctgccaaagaagaaaaagaagcacatACCTCGCCCAGCGCCGCTTGACTCACCAACGTACTGCAAGTCAGAAGGCAACTCACCCCGCAACAGCATTCAGAGTTATAACAGCCCTCCAGCAGCTGCAACAGCAGGGATGATGGAGAGAAAAAGATCAG ATACCAAGCAGAACGGCGATGCCAACGTGGTGCTGTCAGACGAGGAGCAGCCTCTTTCGCCGCCTCACGAGGAGAACCAGCCCATGAGGCGCTCCAGCACCAGGGACAAAAACAAGAAAGCAGCTACCTGCTTTCTTCTGAGTGCTGGAGATTTCTCTTCCGCTGCTGATGGTGGCATCCGGAAAG
- the KCNC4 gene encoding potassium voltage-gated channel subfamily C member 4 isoform X2, producing the protein MISSVCVSSYRGRKSGNKPPSKTCLKEEMAKGEESDKITINVGGTRHETYKSTLRTLPGTRLAWLADPDAQSNFDFDGQSKEFFFDRHPGIFSYVLNYYRTGKLHCPADICGPLFEEELTYWGIDETDVEPCCWMTYRQHRDAEEALDIFESPEPGAGGAGEENEEEGAREMSLQRLGMDDRPPGATGAGGCCRSWQPRMWALFEDPYSSRAARIIAFASLFFILASITTFCLETHEAFIIDVNVTETLVTGNTTETFVMRKLETEPILTYVEGVCVLWFTLEFLVRIVCCPDKLVFIKNLLNIIDFVAILPFYLEVGLSGLSSKAARDVLGFLRVVRFVRILRIFKLTRHFVGLRVLGHTLRASTNEFLLLIIFLALGVLIFATMIYYAERIGAKPSDPSGSEHTHFKNIPIGFWWAVVTMTTLGYGDMYPKTWSGMLVGALCALAGVLTIAMPVPVIVNNFGMYYSLAMAKQKLPKKKKKHIPRPAPLDSPTYCKSEGNSPRNSIQSYNSPPAAATAGMMERKRSDTKQNGDANVVLSDEEQPLSPPHEENQPMRRSSTRDKNKKAATCFLLSAGDFSSAADGGIRKGNKEDGSNVS; encoded by the exons ATGATCAGCTCGGTGTGTGTCTCCTCTTACCGTGGGCGCAAATCCGGAAACAAGCCACCGTCCAAAACATGCCTGAAGGAAGAGATGGCCAAaggcgaagagtcggacaagatcACTATCAACGTGGGGGGCACCCGGCATGAGACGTACAAGAGCACCTTGCGCACCCTGCCAGGCACCCGCCTGGCCTGGCTGGCCGACCCGGACGCCCAGAGTAACTTCGACTTCGACGGACAGAGCAAAGAGTTCTTCTTCGACCGCCACCCAGGCATCTTCTCCTACGTGCTGAACTACTACCGGACAGGCAAGCTGCACTGCCCCGCCGACATCTGCGGGCCCCTCTTCGAAGAAGAGCTCACCTACTGGGGCATCGACGAGACCGACGTGGAGCCCTGCTGCTGGATGACCTATCGGCAGCACCGCGATGCCGAGGAAGCCTTGGATATCTTCGAGAGCCCGGAGCCCGGGGCTGGCGGGGCTGGCGAGGAGAACGAGGAGGAAGGAGCCCGGGAAATGTCTCTGCAGCGCCTGGGCATGGACGACAGGCCACCGGGGGCCACGGGAGCAGGAGGCTGTTGCCGCAGCTGGCAGCCCCGGATGTGGGCACTCTTCGAGGATCCCTATTCATCCCGGGCAGCCAGG atAATTGCTTTTGCCTCGCTTTTTTTCATTCTGGCGTCCATAACAACCTTTTGCCTGGAGACGCACGAAGCCTTCATCATAGATGTTAACGTGACTGAAACGCTGGTGACGGGGAACACAACCGAGACCTTTGTGATGCGAAAGCTGGAGACGGAACCCATCCTCACCTACGTTGAGGGAGTCTGTGTCTTGTGGTTCACTCTGGAGTTCCTAGTGCGCATCGTTTGCTGCCCAGATAAATTGGTCTTCATCAAGAACCTTCTTAACATCATAGACTTTGTAGCCATCTTGCCCTTCTATTTGGAGGTGGGACTCAGCGGCCTATCATCTAAAGCTGCACGGGATGTGCTGGGCTTCCTGAGGGTAGTACGTTTTGTCCGGATCCTGAGGATCTTCAAATTGACACGCCATTTTGTGGGGCTTCGGGTACTGGGCCATACACTTCGGGCCAGTACCAATGAGTTCCTCCTCCTTATCATCTTCCTGGCTCTGGGGGTTTTGATCTTTGCCACCATGATTTACTACGCTGAAAGGATTGGAGCCAAGCCATCTGATCCGAGTGGAAGTGAGCACACCCACTTTAAGAATATTCCCATTGGATTCTGGTGGGCAGTGGTGACCATGACCACATTGGGCTATGGCGACATGTACCCCAAAACCTGGTCGGGCATGCTGGTGGGGGCTCTTTGTGCACTGGCAGGGGTGCTTACCATTGCCATGCCTGTCCCAGTTATTGTCAACAATTTTGGAATGTATTATTCATTGGCGATGGCCAAGCAGAAgctgccaaagaagaaaaagaagcacatACCTCGCCCAGCGCCGCTTGACTCACCAACGTACTGCAAGTCAGAAGGCAACTCACCCCGCAACAGCATTCAGAGTTATAACAGCCCTCCAGCAGCTGCAACAGCAGGGATGATGGAGAGAAAAAGATCAG ATACCAAGCAGAACGGCGATGCCAACGTGGTGCTGTCAGACGAGGAGCAGCCTCTTTCGCCGCCTCACGAGGAGAACCAGCCCATGAGGCGCTCCAGCACCAGGGACAAAAACAAGAAAGCAGCTACCTGCTTTCTTCTGAGTGCTGGAGATTTCTCTTCCGCTGCTGATGGTGGCATCCGGAAAG
- the KCNC4 gene encoding potassium voltage-gated channel subfamily C member 4 isoform X1, protein MISSVCVSSYRGRKSGNKPPSKTCLKEEMAKGEESDKITINVGGTRHETYKSTLRTLPGTRLAWLADPDAQSNFDFDGQSKEFFFDRHPGIFSYVLNYYRTGKLHCPADICGPLFEEELTYWGIDETDVEPCCWMTYRQHRDAEEALDIFESPEPGAGGAGEENEEEGAREMSLQRLGMDDRPPGATGAGGCCRSWQPRMWALFEDPYSSRAARIIAFASLFFILASITTFCLETHEAFIIDVNVTETLVTGNTTETFVMRKLETEPILTYVEGVCVLWFTLEFLVRIVCCPDKLVFIKNLLNIIDFVAILPFYLEVGLSGLSSKAARDVLGFLRVVRFVRILRIFKLTRHFVGLRVLGHTLRASTNEFLLLIIFLALGVLIFATMIYYAERIGAKPSDPSGSEHTHFKNIPIGFWWAVVTMTTLGYGDMYPKTWSGMLVGALCALAGVLTIAMPVPVIVNNFGMYYSLAMAKQKLPKKKKKHIPRPAPLDSPTYCKSEGNSPRNSIQSYNSPPAAATAGMMERKRSDTKQNGDANVVLSDEEQPLSPPHEENQPMRRSSTRDKNKKAATCFLLSAGDFSSAADGGIRKAKLPYVLSGQFLQPLEGRMTHHRSSL, encoded by the exons ATGATCAGCTCGGTGTGTGTCTCCTCTTACCGTGGGCGCAAATCCGGAAACAAGCCACCGTCCAAAACATGCCTGAAGGAAGAGATGGCCAAaggcgaagagtcggacaagatcACTATCAACGTGGGGGGCACCCGGCATGAGACGTACAAGAGCACCTTGCGCACCCTGCCAGGCACCCGCCTGGCCTGGCTGGCCGACCCGGACGCCCAGAGTAACTTCGACTTCGACGGACAGAGCAAAGAGTTCTTCTTCGACCGCCACCCAGGCATCTTCTCCTACGTGCTGAACTACTACCGGACAGGCAAGCTGCACTGCCCCGCCGACATCTGCGGGCCCCTCTTCGAAGAAGAGCTCACCTACTGGGGCATCGACGAGACCGACGTGGAGCCCTGCTGCTGGATGACCTATCGGCAGCACCGCGATGCCGAGGAAGCCTTGGATATCTTCGAGAGCCCGGAGCCCGGGGCTGGCGGGGCTGGCGAGGAGAACGAGGAGGAAGGAGCCCGGGAAATGTCTCTGCAGCGCCTGGGCATGGACGACAGGCCACCGGGGGCCACGGGAGCAGGAGGCTGTTGCCGCAGCTGGCAGCCCCGGATGTGGGCACTCTTCGAGGATCCCTATTCATCCCGGGCAGCCAGG atAATTGCTTTTGCCTCGCTTTTTTTCATTCTGGCGTCCATAACAACCTTTTGCCTGGAGACGCACGAAGCCTTCATCATAGATGTTAACGTGACTGAAACGCTGGTGACGGGGAACACAACCGAGACCTTTGTGATGCGAAAGCTGGAGACGGAACCCATCCTCACCTACGTTGAGGGAGTCTGTGTCTTGTGGTTCACTCTGGAGTTCCTAGTGCGCATCGTTTGCTGCCCAGATAAATTGGTCTTCATCAAGAACCTTCTTAACATCATAGACTTTGTAGCCATCTTGCCCTTCTATTTGGAGGTGGGACTCAGCGGCCTATCATCTAAAGCTGCACGGGATGTGCTGGGCTTCCTGAGGGTAGTACGTTTTGTCCGGATCCTGAGGATCTTCAAATTGACACGCCATTTTGTGGGGCTTCGGGTACTGGGCCATACACTTCGGGCCAGTACCAATGAGTTCCTCCTCCTTATCATCTTCCTGGCTCTGGGGGTTTTGATCTTTGCCACCATGATTTACTACGCTGAAAGGATTGGAGCCAAGCCATCTGATCCGAGTGGAAGTGAGCACACCCACTTTAAGAATATTCCCATTGGATTCTGGTGGGCAGTGGTGACCATGACCACATTGGGCTATGGCGACATGTACCCCAAAACCTGGTCGGGCATGCTGGTGGGGGCTCTTTGTGCACTGGCAGGGGTGCTTACCATTGCCATGCCTGTCCCAGTTATTGTCAACAATTTTGGAATGTATTATTCATTGGCGATGGCCAAGCAGAAgctgccaaagaagaaaaagaagcacatACCTCGCCCAGCGCCGCTTGACTCACCAACGTACTGCAAGTCAGAAGGCAACTCACCCCGCAACAGCATTCAGAGTTATAACAGCCCTCCAGCAGCTGCAACAGCAGGGATGATGGAGAGAAAAAGATCAG ATACCAAGCAGAACGGCGATGCCAACGTGGTGCTGTCAGACGAGGAGCAGCCTCTTTCGCCGCCTCACGAGGAGAACCAGCCCATGAGGCGCTCCAGCACCAGGGACAAAAACAAGAAAGCAGCTACCTGCTTTCTTCTGAGTGCTGGAGATTTCTCTTCCGCTGCTGATGGTGGCATCCGGAAAG
- the KCNC4 gene encoding potassium voltage-gated channel subfamily C member 4 isoform X4 produces MISSVCVSSYRGRKSGNKPPSKTCLKEEMAKGEESDKITINVGGTRHETYKSTLRTLPGTRLAWLADPDAQSNFDFDGQSKEFFFDRHPGIFSYVLNYYRTGKLHCPADICGPLFEEELTYWGIDETDVEPCCWMTYRQHRDAEEALDIFESPEPGAGGAGEENEEEGAREMSLQRLGMDDRPPGATGAGGCCRSWQPRMWALFEDPYSSRAARIIAFASLFFILASITTFCLETHEAFIIDVNVTETLVTGNTTETFVMRKLETEPILTYVEGVCVLWFTLEFLVRIVCCPDKLVFIKNLLNIIDFVAILPFYLEVGLSGLSSKAARDVLGFLRVVRFVRILRIFKLTRHFVGLRVLGHTLRASTNEFLLLIIFLALGVLIFATMIYYAERIGAKPSDPSGSEHTHFKNIPIGFWWAVVTMTTLGYGDMYPKTWSGMLVGALCALAGVLTIAMPVPVIVNNFGMYYSLAMAKQKLPKKKKKHIPRPAPLDSPTYCKSEGNSPRNSIQSYNSPPAAATAGMMERKRSDTKQNGDANVVLSDEEQPLSPPHEENQPMRRSSTRDKNKKAATCFLLSAGDFSSAADGGIRKGLLNPQ; encoded by the exons ATGATCAGCTCGGTGTGTGTCTCCTCTTACCGTGGGCGCAAATCCGGAAACAAGCCACCGTCCAAAACATGCCTGAAGGAAGAGATGGCCAAaggcgaagagtcggacaagatcACTATCAACGTGGGGGGCACCCGGCATGAGACGTACAAGAGCACCTTGCGCACCCTGCCAGGCACCCGCCTGGCCTGGCTGGCCGACCCGGACGCCCAGAGTAACTTCGACTTCGACGGACAGAGCAAAGAGTTCTTCTTCGACCGCCACCCAGGCATCTTCTCCTACGTGCTGAACTACTACCGGACAGGCAAGCTGCACTGCCCCGCCGACATCTGCGGGCCCCTCTTCGAAGAAGAGCTCACCTACTGGGGCATCGACGAGACCGACGTGGAGCCCTGCTGCTGGATGACCTATCGGCAGCACCGCGATGCCGAGGAAGCCTTGGATATCTTCGAGAGCCCGGAGCCCGGGGCTGGCGGGGCTGGCGAGGAGAACGAGGAGGAAGGAGCCCGGGAAATGTCTCTGCAGCGCCTGGGCATGGACGACAGGCCACCGGGGGCCACGGGAGCAGGAGGCTGTTGCCGCAGCTGGCAGCCCCGGATGTGGGCACTCTTCGAGGATCCCTATTCATCCCGGGCAGCCAGG atAATTGCTTTTGCCTCGCTTTTTTTCATTCTGGCGTCCATAACAACCTTTTGCCTGGAGACGCACGAAGCCTTCATCATAGATGTTAACGTGACTGAAACGCTGGTGACGGGGAACACAACCGAGACCTTTGTGATGCGAAAGCTGGAGACGGAACCCATCCTCACCTACGTTGAGGGAGTCTGTGTCTTGTGGTTCACTCTGGAGTTCCTAGTGCGCATCGTTTGCTGCCCAGATAAATTGGTCTTCATCAAGAACCTTCTTAACATCATAGACTTTGTAGCCATCTTGCCCTTCTATTTGGAGGTGGGACTCAGCGGCCTATCATCTAAAGCTGCACGGGATGTGCTGGGCTTCCTGAGGGTAGTACGTTTTGTCCGGATCCTGAGGATCTTCAAATTGACACGCCATTTTGTGGGGCTTCGGGTACTGGGCCATACACTTCGGGCCAGTACCAATGAGTTCCTCCTCCTTATCATCTTCCTGGCTCTGGGGGTTTTGATCTTTGCCACCATGATTTACTACGCTGAAAGGATTGGAGCCAAGCCATCTGATCCGAGTGGAAGTGAGCACACCCACTTTAAGAATATTCCCATTGGATTCTGGTGGGCAGTGGTGACCATGACCACATTGGGCTATGGCGACATGTACCCCAAAACCTGGTCGGGCATGCTGGTGGGGGCTCTTTGTGCACTGGCAGGGGTGCTTACCATTGCCATGCCTGTCCCAGTTATTGTCAACAATTTTGGAATGTATTATTCATTGGCGATGGCCAAGCAGAAgctgccaaagaagaaaaagaagcacatACCTCGCCCAGCGCCGCTTGACTCACCAACGTACTGCAAGTCAGAAGGCAACTCACCCCGCAACAGCATTCAGAGTTATAACAGCCCTCCAGCAGCTGCAACAGCAGGGATGATGGAGAGAAAAAGATCAG ATACCAAGCAGAACGGCGATGCCAACGTGGTGCTGTCAGACGAGGAGCAGCCTCTTTCGCCGCCTCACGAGGAGAACCAGCCCATGAGGCGCTCCAGCACCAGGGACAAAAACAAGAAAGCAGCTACCTGCTTTCTTCTGAGTGCTGGAGATTTCTCTTCCGCTGCTGATGGTGGCATCCGGAAAG
- the KCNC4 gene encoding potassium voltage-gated channel subfamily C member 4 isoform X3, translating to MISSVCVSSYRGRKSGNKPPSKTCLKEEMAKGEESDKITINVGGTRHETYKSTLRTLPGTRLAWLADPDAQSNFDFDGQSKEFFFDRHPGIFSYVLNYYRTGKLHCPADICGPLFEEELTYWGIDETDVEPCCWMTYRQHRDAEEALDIFESPEPGAGGAGEENEEEGAREMSLQRLGMDDRPPGATGAGGCCRSWQPRMWALFEDPYSSRAARIIAFASLFFILASITTFCLETHEAFIIDVNVTETLVTGNTTETFVMRKLETEPILTYVEGVCVLWFTLEFLVRIVCCPDKLVFIKNLLNIIDFVAILPFYLEVGLSGLSSKAARDVLGFLRVVRFVRILRIFKLTRHFVGLRVLGHTLRASTNEFLLLIIFLALGVLIFATMIYYAERIGAKPSDPSGSEHTHFKNIPIGFWWAVVTMTTLGYGDMYPKTWSGMLVGALCALAGVLTIAMPVPVIVNNFGMYYSLAMAKQKLPKKKKKHIPRPAPLDSPTYCKSEGNSPRNSIQSYNSPPAAATAGMMERKRSDTKQNGDANVVLSDEEQPLSPPHEENQPMRRSSTRDKNKKAATCFLLSAGDFSSAADGGIRKGSCRCFSM from the exons ATGATCAGCTCGGTGTGTGTCTCCTCTTACCGTGGGCGCAAATCCGGAAACAAGCCACCGTCCAAAACATGCCTGAAGGAAGAGATGGCCAAaggcgaagagtcggacaagatcACTATCAACGTGGGGGGCACCCGGCATGAGACGTACAAGAGCACCTTGCGCACCCTGCCAGGCACCCGCCTGGCCTGGCTGGCCGACCCGGACGCCCAGAGTAACTTCGACTTCGACGGACAGAGCAAAGAGTTCTTCTTCGACCGCCACCCAGGCATCTTCTCCTACGTGCTGAACTACTACCGGACAGGCAAGCTGCACTGCCCCGCCGACATCTGCGGGCCCCTCTTCGAAGAAGAGCTCACCTACTGGGGCATCGACGAGACCGACGTGGAGCCCTGCTGCTGGATGACCTATCGGCAGCACCGCGATGCCGAGGAAGCCTTGGATATCTTCGAGAGCCCGGAGCCCGGGGCTGGCGGGGCTGGCGAGGAGAACGAGGAGGAAGGAGCCCGGGAAATGTCTCTGCAGCGCCTGGGCATGGACGACAGGCCACCGGGGGCCACGGGAGCAGGAGGCTGTTGCCGCAGCTGGCAGCCCCGGATGTGGGCACTCTTCGAGGATCCCTATTCATCCCGGGCAGCCAGG atAATTGCTTTTGCCTCGCTTTTTTTCATTCTGGCGTCCATAACAACCTTTTGCCTGGAGACGCACGAAGCCTTCATCATAGATGTTAACGTGACTGAAACGCTGGTGACGGGGAACACAACCGAGACCTTTGTGATGCGAAAGCTGGAGACGGAACCCATCCTCACCTACGTTGAGGGAGTCTGTGTCTTGTGGTTCACTCTGGAGTTCCTAGTGCGCATCGTTTGCTGCCCAGATAAATTGGTCTTCATCAAGAACCTTCTTAACATCATAGACTTTGTAGCCATCTTGCCCTTCTATTTGGAGGTGGGACTCAGCGGCCTATCATCTAAAGCTGCACGGGATGTGCTGGGCTTCCTGAGGGTAGTACGTTTTGTCCGGATCCTGAGGATCTTCAAATTGACACGCCATTTTGTGGGGCTTCGGGTACTGGGCCATACACTTCGGGCCAGTACCAATGAGTTCCTCCTCCTTATCATCTTCCTGGCTCTGGGGGTTTTGATCTTTGCCACCATGATTTACTACGCTGAAAGGATTGGAGCCAAGCCATCTGATCCGAGTGGAAGTGAGCACACCCACTTTAAGAATATTCCCATTGGATTCTGGTGGGCAGTGGTGACCATGACCACATTGGGCTATGGCGACATGTACCCCAAAACCTGGTCGGGCATGCTGGTGGGGGCTCTTTGTGCACTGGCAGGGGTGCTTACCATTGCCATGCCTGTCCCAGTTATTGTCAACAATTTTGGAATGTATTATTCATTGGCGATGGCCAAGCAGAAgctgccaaagaagaaaaagaagcacatACCTCGCCCAGCGCCGCTTGACTCACCAACGTACTGCAAGTCAGAAGGCAACTCACCCCGCAACAGCATTCAGAGTTATAACAGCCCTCCAGCAGCTGCAACAGCAGGGATGATGGAGAGAAAAAGATCAG ATACCAAGCAGAACGGCGATGCCAACGTGGTGCTGTCAGACGAGGAGCAGCCTCTTTCGCCGCCTCACGAGGAGAACCAGCCCATGAGGCGCTCCAGCACCAGGGACAAAAACAAGAAAGCAGCTACCTGCTTTCTTCTGAGTGCTGGAGATTTCTCTTCCGCTGCTGATGGTGGCATCCGGAAAG